The proteins below come from a single Malus sylvestris chromosome 3, drMalSylv7.2, whole genome shotgun sequence genomic window:
- the LOC126617091 gene encoding bifunctional pinoresinol-lariciresinol reductase 1-like produces MACRTALRSVLLIKAWRPVHVAWSSAPASFRTRRLSSPRLSRHFKTRDIHFARRTHLNCSHSENSPTLSKDDQGSPKEYEFEAPVKLLDKMLHSMPQSPDEQLVVISQVLVADINIDYEVIVNTQFGNDVDRVNAVELAKSSFDAKVQIRRAIEAKGIPHTYVSNNCFAG; encoded by the exons ATGGCGTGTAGGACTGCGCTTCGCTCCGTTCTGCTAATAAAAGCGTGGCGACCCGTTCATGTCGCTTGGAGCTCCGCCCCTGCCTCGTTCAGGACCCGCAGACTCTCCTCCCCTAGGTTGAGCCGCCACTTTAAGACCCGAGACATCCACTTTGCGCGACGGACTCACCTCAACTGCTCCCACAGCGAAAACTCGCCGACTTTGTCGAAGGACGACCAGGGCTCGCC AAAGGAATATGAATTTGAAGCTCCTGTCAAGCTTTTGGACAAGATGCTACATTCAATGCCACAATCACCAGATGAGCAGCTCGTCGTTATTTCACAGGTCCTTGTGGCTGACATCAACATCGATTATGAAGTAATAGTTAACACCCAG TTTGGAAATGATGTGGATCGAGTGAATGCAGTTGAGCTAGCCAAGTCTTCGTTTGACGCCAAGGTCCAAATCCGGCGTGCTATTGAGGCTAAAGGCATCCCCCACACTTATGTCTCCAACAACTGTTTTGCTGGCTAG